Proteins encoded by one window of Chromobacterium violaceum ATCC 12472:
- a CDS encoding TetR/AcrR family transcriptional regulator, with protein sequence MPDIPQPRKQPRQDRSRHAVAAILEAAARILAIDGYAAFNTNRVAELAGVGIGSLYQYFPNKQALLAALHRRHGEETLAALDDALARSAGRSAREQLAAMVAAALDLHRRELGLHRVLEREWPIYDEPPASNPIDAALRARVAGWLAAIGADPARAERLLRMADSLVHGLLLDADPQAEALEDAITDALAGYLALPARQHT encoded by the coding sequence ATGCCAGATATTCCGCAGCCGCGCAAACAGCCGCGCCAGGACCGCTCCCGCCATGCCGTCGCCGCCATTCTGGAGGCGGCGGCTCGCATTCTGGCCATCGACGGCTATGCCGCCTTCAACACCAACCGCGTCGCCGAGCTGGCCGGCGTCGGCATCGGCTCGCTGTACCAGTACTTTCCCAACAAGCAGGCCTTGCTGGCCGCGCTGCACCGCCGCCACGGCGAGGAGACGCTGGCGGCGCTGGACGACGCGCTGGCGCGCAGCGCCGGCCGGTCCGCCCGGGAACAGCTGGCGGCGATGGTGGCGGCGGCGCTGGATCTGCACCGGCGAGAGCTGGGGCTGCACCGGGTGCTGGAGCGCGAATGGCCGATCTACGACGAGCCGCCGGCCAGCAATCCTATCGACGCCGCGCTGCGCGCGCGGGTGGCCGGCTGGCTGGCCGCCATCGGCGCGGATCCCGCGCGGGCGGAGCGGCTGCTGCGGATGGCCGACAGCCTGGTGCATGGCCTGCTGCTGGACGCCGATCCGCAGGCCGAGGCGCTGGAAGACGCGATTACCGACGCGCTGGCGGGTTATCTGGCCCTGCCCGCGCGGCAACACACTTGA
- a CDS encoding darcynin family protein → MSKTMTFFALMRVHANWLRLSRPERRRFEEETLKPIYARYPEVRMRWFDAEAFSARCSDVAMFETESVPAFYYLIDALRDSPLMTEPYFEFVDIIPAVEDGFRDYDAQLAQ, encoded by the coding sequence ATGTCCAAAACCATGACCTTCTTCGCGCTGATGCGCGTCCATGCCAACTGGCTGCGGCTGAGCCGGCCGGAACGCCGCCGGTTCGAAGAAGAGACCCTGAAGCCGATCTACGCGCGCTATCCCGAGGTGCGCATGCGCTGGTTCGACGCCGAAGCCTTCTCCGCCCGCTGCAGCGACGTGGCGATGTTCGAGACCGAGTCGGTGCCGGCCTTCTATTACCTGATAGACGCGCTGCGCGACAGCCCGCTGATGACCGAGCCCTACTTCGAGTTCGTCGACATCATTCCGGCGGTGGAGGATGGTTTCCGCGACTACGACGCTCAGCTGGCGCAATAG
- a CDS encoding tRNA threonylcarbamoyladenosine dehydratase has translation MDHSADLDRRFGGIARLYGDDALAGFRRAHVCVVGVGGVGSWAVEALARSAIGKLTLIDLDNVAESNTNRQLPALDPLYGMAKVTALAERVKAINPACEVTEIEDFVTEENMDAMLGQGYDYIVDCIDSLKVKTAMAAWCARKRQRFIVSGGAGGQMDPSQIKLADLSEVTQDPLLSKLRYNLRRHHGFARDGKKMGVPCVYSTEQLVYPQAQACDAGEARGPQGLSCAGFGAGMVVTASFGLFAASRVLTDLAKTKK, from the coding sequence ATGGACCACTCCGCCGATCTCGACCGCCGCTTCGGCGGCATTGCCCGCCTGTACGGCGACGACGCGCTGGCGGGCTTTCGCCGCGCCCATGTCTGCGTGGTGGGCGTCGGCGGCGTCGGCTCCTGGGCGGTGGAAGCGCTGGCGCGCAGCGCGATCGGCAAGCTGACGCTGATCGACCTGGACAACGTCGCCGAGTCCAACACCAACCGCCAGCTGCCGGCGCTGGACCCGCTGTACGGCATGGCCAAGGTGACCGCGCTGGCCGAGCGGGTCAAGGCCATCAACCCGGCCTGCGAGGTGACGGAAATAGAAGACTTCGTTACCGAGGAAAACATGGATGCGATGCTGGGCCAGGGCTACGACTACATCGTCGACTGCATCGACAGCCTGAAAGTGAAGACGGCGATGGCCGCCTGGTGCGCCAGGAAGCGCCAGCGCTTCATCGTCTCCGGCGGCGCCGGCGGCCAGATGGACCCGAGCCAGATCAAGCTGGCCGACCTGTCCGAGGTGACGCAGGACCCGCTGCTGTCCAAGCTGCGTTACAACCTGCGCCGCCACCACGGCTTCGCCCGCGACGGCAAGAAGATGGGCGTGCCCTGCGTCTACTCCACCGAACAGCTGGTCTACCCGCAGGCCCAGGCCTGCGACGCCGGAGAGGCGCGCGGGCCTCAAGGTTTATCCTGCGCCGGCTTCGGCGCAGGCATGGTGGTGACGGCCAGCTTCGGCCTGTTCGCCGCGTCGCGGGTGCTGACGGATCTGGCCAAGACTAAGAAGTAA
- a CDS encoding VOC family protein, giving the protein MKQSLALVSLVVADYDEAIDFFVGKLGFELTEDSYQAEQDKRWVVVTPPGSAAGLLLARASDDVQRAAIGNQAGGRVWLFLNTDDFWRDYERYRAAGVEFTRPPLEQDYGTVAVFRDLCGNQWDLIQRKG; this is encoded by the coding sequence ATGAAGCAGAGTTTGGCGCTGGTGTCGCTGGTGGTGGCCGATTACGACGAGGCTATCGATTTCTTTGTCGGCAAGCTGGGGTTCGAGCTGACCGAGGACAGTTACCAAGCGGAACAGGACAAGCGCTGGGTGGTGGTGACGCCGCCGGGCTCGGCGGCCGGCCTGCTGCTGGCCCGGGCCAGCGACGACGTTCAGCGCGCGGCGATCGGCAACCAGGCCGGCGGCCGGGTGTGGCTGTTCCTGAACACCGACGATTTCTGGCGCGATTACGAGCGCTACCGCGCGGCCGGCGTCGAGTTCACCCGCCCGCCGCTGGAGCAGGATTACGGCACGGTGGCGGTGTTCCGCGACCTGTGCGGCAATCAGTGGGATCTGATTCAGCGCAAGGGCTGA
- a CDS encoding CDP-diacylglycerol diphosphatase produces the protein MRRRILAGVSLCGLLLAGASFYALADGDALWRIVGGQCVPAQQAQGQPGPCAEVALQRGVAVLKDRNGPLQYLLIPTDKVSGIESPRLLGDGVPAYWRAAWQARRYLDARRGQPLPRLALSLAINSEYGRSQNQLHIHISCTDPTVRQQVDDLADGLKRRWRQLPVELKGHAYWARRVDADQNGDPLDDPFRLLANELPGARAEMGRYGMAMLPARFADGEGFVLLATRSDLLEINRGSAEELQDHDCRILKP, from the coding sequence ATGAGAAGAAGAATCTTGGCGGGCGTCAGCCTGTGCGGCCTGCTGCTTGCGGGCGCGTCGTTCTACGCGCTGGCGGATGGCGACGCCTTGTGGCGCATCGTTGGCGGGCAGTGCGTGCCGGCCCAGCAGGCGCAGGGCCAGCCCGGCCCCTGCGCCGAAGTGGCGCTGCAGCGGGGCGTGGCGGTGCTGAAGGACAGGAACGGCCCGTTGCAGTACCTGCTGATTCCCACCGACAAGGTCAGCGGCATCGAGAGCCCGCGGCTGCTGGGAGACGGCGTGCCCGCTTATTGGCGCGCGGCCTGGCAGGCGCGGCGCTATCTGGACGCGCGGCGCGGCCAGCCGCTGCCAAGGCTGGCGTTGTCGCTGGCCATCAATTCCGAGTACGGCCGCAGCCAGAACCAGCTGCACATCCACATCTCCTGCACCGACCCGACCGTGCGCCAGCAGGTCGACGATCTGGCCGACGGCCTGAAGCGCCGTTGGCGGCAACTGCCGGTGGAGCTGAAAGGGCACGCGTACTGGGCAAGGCGCGTCGACGCCGACCAGAACGGCGACCCCCTGGACGACCCCTTCCGCTTGCTGGCCAATGAATTGCCGGGCGCGCGCGCCGAGATGGGACGCTACGGCATGGCGATGCTGCCGGCGCGCTTCGCCGACGGCGAGGGCTTCGTGCTGCTGGCCACCCGGTCCGATCTCCTCGAAATCAACCGCGGCTCGGCCGAGGAGCTGCAGGACCACGATTGCCGGATTCTGAAGCCGTGA
- a CDS encoding MdfA family multidrug efflux MFS transporter yields the protein MPEESFRPLLHITRRQALLFCLLLTAFELLTYLASDMVMPAMLRVTADLGADSRHVPTALNAFLLGGIAFQWLIGPLSDRFGRRPLLLSGTLIFALACLAAAGSQHIAWFNLLRFVQGIALGFIVVVSYPALQETFAERDAVRLMALLANIALLSPLAGPLLGSLLLEILSWRQLFAALAAATALVMLGLWRWMPETLGAPRRDGPAQQPVPLRLGVALANYLALLKHRDFVCGSLALGLLTLPLIAWIGLSPLLLIRHLGYSGLEYGLWQLPVFGAVIAGNLLLNRLAGRMELSSLLRLALWPMAGGLLLTGLSAPLFPSLPALAACLAVYAFGLGLGNATLYRLTLYSSDNAKGSVAAMLGMLSTAMLGGGSAMLALLDAGGSPARFAAGVSLASLLALPPLWMLLRRPRPEPVAA from the coding sequence ATGCCAGAAGAATCATTCCGTCCGCTGCTGCACATTACCCGCCGCCAGGCGCTGCTGTTCTGCCTGCTGCTCACTGCCTTCGAACTGCTGACCTACCTGGCCAGCGACATGGTGATGCCGGCCATGCTGCGCGTCACCGCCGATCTCGGCGCCGACAGCCGCCACGTGCCCACCGCCCTCAACGCCTTCCTGCTGGGCGGCATCGCCTTCCAGTGGCTGATCGGCCCATTGTCCGACCGCTTCGGCCGCCGGCCGCTGCTGTTATCCGGCACGCTGATCTTCGCGCTCGCCTGCCTGGCCGCCGCCGGCAGCCAGCACATCGCCTGGTTCAATCTGCTGCGCTTCGTCCAGGGCATCGCGCTGGGCTTCATCGTGGTGGTCAGCTACCCGGCGCTGCAGGAAACCTTCGCCGAGCGCGACGCGGTGCGGCTGATGGCGCTGCTGGCCAATATCGCGCTCTTGTCGCCGCTGGCCGGCCCGCTGCTGGGCAGCCTGCTGCTGGAAATCCTGTCCTGGCGCCAGCTGTTCGCCGCGCTTGCCGCGGCCACCGCGCTGGTGATGCTGGGACTGTGGCGCTGGATGCCGGAAACGCTGGGCGCGCCGCGGCGCGACGGCCCGGCGCAACAGCCGGTGCCGCTGCGCCTGGGCGTGGCGCTGGCCAATTACCTAGCGCTGCTGAAGCACCGCGACTTCGTCTGCGGCAGCCTGGCGCTGGGCCTGCTGACCCTGCCGCTGATCGCCTGGATCGGCCTGTCGCCGCTGCTGCTGATCCGCCATCTCGGCTACAGCGGCCTGGAATACGGCCTGTGGCAGCTGCCGGTGTTCGGCGCGGTGATCGCCGGCAACCTGCTCTTGAACCGGCTGGCCGGGCGGATGGAATTGTCCAGCCTGCTGCGGCTGGCGCTGTGGCCGATGGCCGGCGGCCTGCTGCTGACCGGCCTCTCCGCGCCGCTGTTCCCGTCGCTGCCGGCGCTGGCCGCCTGCCTGGCGGTCTACGCCTTCGGCCTGGGCCTGGGCAACGCCACGCTGTACCGGCTGACGCTGTACAGCAGCGACAACGCCAAGGGCAGCGTCGCCGCGATGCTGGGCATGCTGTCCACCGCGATGCTGGGCGGCGGCAGCGCCATGCTCGCCTTGCTGGATGCCGGCGGCAGCCCGGCCCGCTTCGCCGCCGGCGTCAGCCTGGCCTCGCTGCTGGCCTTGCCGCCCTTGTGGATGCTGCTGCGCCGCCCGCGGCCCGAGCCCGTCGCCGCCTGA
- a CDS encoding acyl-protein synthase, whose product MTTLSHVEALCALEQPYRADAECDRLFDAAMRELVDYHCEHSPGYRRWLEQNGFTPERLAGLSDWSQLPPIFANYFKRRLLLSTSGEDALELTSSGTTGQKSRMRYDERSIGAAQRMVDRIFDHYGWNTPQQPCNYLLLSYEPAGAITLGTAYTDQFLCKYAPVKRAVYALRHNGKGNEFDPFGAIRALQEFAAEGLPVRIFGFPAFLWFALERMRDMGLPPLALHPESLVFLGGGWKTHADQAIPKAELYRRLGEQLGLPDARCRDGYGSVEHPVPYVECTNHRFHVPSWARAWARDTATLARLPYGEAGFLHLVSPYITSSPAHSMLLSDLAVLQLAERCGCGLATDWFELLGRAGTSKSRSCAMAASELIKES is encoded by the coding sequence ATGACCACGCTTTCCCATGTCGAGGCGCTGTGCGCGCTGGAACAACCGTACCGCGCCGACGCCGAATGCGACCGCCTGTTCGACGCCGCGATGCGCGAACTGGTCGACTACCACTGCGAGCACAGCCCCGGCTACCGCCGCTGGCTGGAGCAGAACGGCTTCACGCCGGAACGGCTGGCCGGCCTGTCCGACTGGTCGCAGCTGCCGCCGATCTTCGCCAACTACTTCAAGCGCAGGCTGCTGCTGAGCACGAGCGGCGAGGACGCGCTGGAGCTGACCTCGTCCGGCACCACCGGCCAGAAGAGCCGGATGCGTTACGACGAACGCAGCATCGGCGCCGCCCAGCGCATGGTGGACCGCATCTTCGACCACTACGGCTGGAACACGCCGCAGCAGCCGTGCAACTACCTGCTGCTCAGCTACGAGCCGGCCGGCGCCATCACGCTCGGCACCGCCTACACCGACCAGTTCCTGTGCAAGTACGCGCCGGTGAAGCGCGCCGTCTACGCGCTGCGCCACAACGGCAAGGGCAACGAGTTCGACCCGTTCGGCGCGATACGCGCGCTGCAGGAATTCGCCGCGGAAGGCCTGCCGGTGCGCATCTTCGGTTTCCCCGCCTTCCTGTGGTTCGCGCTGGAGCGGATGCGCGACATGGGCCTGCCGCCGCTCGCCCTGCACCCGGAATCGCTGGTCTTTCTCGGCGGCGGCTGGAAAACCCACGCCGACCAGGCCATCCCCAAGGCAGAGCTTTACCGCCGGCTGGGCGAGCAGCTGGGCCTGCCCGACGCCCGCTGCCGCGACGGCTACGGCTCGGTCGAGCACCCGGTGCCCTACGTCGAGTGCACCAACCACCGCTTCCACGTACCCAGCTGGGCGCGCGCCTGGGCGCGCGACACCGCGACGCTGGCGCGGCTGCCCTATGGCGAGGCCGGCTTCCTGCACCTGGTTTCGCCCTACATCACCTCCAGCCCGGCGCACAGCATGCTGCTGAGCGACCTGGCGGTGCTGCAGCTGGCCGAACGCTGCGGCTGCGGCCTGGCCACCGACTGGTTCGAGCTCTTGGGCCGCGCCGGCACCAGCAAGAGCCGCAGCTGCGCGATGGCCGCGTCCGAACTGATCAAGGAGTCCTGA
- a CDS encoding acyl-CoA reductase, whose amino-acid sequence MYLIDGELRADLELDAALAALRGRLPDALAAEPDVDAVLSCAERFADALAGAERHPLLDEPGRAQLAAFCRREALQAKLERELGERPFSLRRPDYREPRFEAWRPLGLVLHVTPSNAALLPFMAALEGLLAGNVNWLRPSSSDQGLSSRLLAELLRHDASGRLAARVAVLPAPSDALPRLMADADGVSAWGGDAALSAIRARLPAGCRWIDWGHRVSFAYLDPAAAADEALDALADDICRFDQQACSSPQALLVDSDDPAAIHEMARRLAAALARRAPLWPALTPDLQEAAEISARMAFHKLDQAFADDQGQVLSGQGWRLAWSMEQELAPSPLFRTVELRPAPRAALARILRPWRTHLQSCGLIAPPARLPELSRMLLAAGVSRVAPAGRMHDGYHGEPHDGVYALQRLSRRVSVSLDAAALPGHAHLDAPPAAPAGLAALPVMDKAAFQSQAASDKAQLFFRSGGSSGAPKLAGFSYRDYHRQMRAAADGLLAAGLNPATDRAMNLLYGGKLYGGMLSFFTILDHMGVAQYPMGGPSDDDFAEIAHFIVEQQINTLIGMPGTLHRLFERENKVLRRYGGVRKVFCGGEHISDGQRAYIGSFGVELIRSAMYGSVDAGPLGHACPHCADGEFHLLAETQWLEVLDMDSDLPAARGAVGRLVFTSREREAQRVERYDLGDLGQWLDGGCACGLAAPRFRLTGRHGALLRVGTIFVNPAALSEKIGLPMQWLVDHADSGGDRIRLLADGDPWAIRGRLLEEPMLNEVVGGGLLQLEVAATPAAEFRRHPHSGKTPLVLDLRR is encoded by the coding sequence ATGTATCTGATTGATGGAGAACTGCGCGCCGACCTCGAGCTCGACGCGGCATTGGCCGCGCTGCGCGGCCGCCTGCCCGACGCGCTGGCTGCGGAGCCGGATGTCGACGCCGTGCTGTCCTGCGCCGAGCGTTTCGCCGACGCGCTGGCCGGCGCCGAGCGCCACCCGCTGCTGGACGAGCCCGGCCGCGCGCAACTGGCCGCCTTCTGCCGCCGCGAGGCGCTGCAGGCCAAGCTGGAGCGCGAGCTGGGCGAACGTCCGTTCTCGCTGCGCCGCCCCGACTACCGCGAGCCGCGCTTCGAGGCTTGGCGGCCGCTGGGGCTGGTGCTGCACGTGACGCCGTCCAACGCCGCGCTGCTGCCCTTCATGGCGGCGCTGGAAGGCCTGCTGGCCGGCAACGTCAACTGGCTGCGCCCCAGCTCCAGCGATCAGGGCCTCAGCTCCCGGCTGCTGGCCGAGCTGCTGCGCCATGACGCCAGCGGCAGGCTGGCCGCCCGCGTCGCCGTGCTGCCGGCGCCGAGCGACGCGCTGCCGCGGCTGATGGCCGACGCCGACGGCGTGTCCGCCTGGGGCGGCGACGCCGCGCTGTCCGCGATCCGCGCGCGGCTGCCGGCCGGCTGCCGCTGGATAGACTGGGGCCATCGCGTCAGCTTCGCCTATCTCGACCCCGCCGCCGCCGCGGACGAGGCGCTGGACGCGCTGGCCGACGACATCTGCCGCTTCGACCAGCAAGCCTGCTCCAGCCCGCAGGCGCTGCTGGTGGACAGCGACGATCCGGCCGCGATCCACGAGATGGCGCGCCGGCTGGCCGCCGCGCTCGCCCGCCGCGCGCCGTTGTGGCCGGCGCTGACGCCGGACCTGCAGGAAGCCGCCGAGATCAGCGCCCGCATGGCCTTCCACAAGCTGGACCAGGCTTTCGCCGACGATCAGGGCCAGGTGCTGTCCGGCCAGGGCTGGCGGCTGGCCTGGAGCATGGAACAGGAACTGGCGCCGTCGCCGCTGTTCCGCACCGTGGAGCTGCGGCCGGCCCCGCGCGCGGCGCTGGCCCGCATCCTGCGCCCCTGGCGCACCCACCTGCAAAGCTGCGGCCTGATCGCGCCGCCGGCGCGCTTGCCGGAGCTGAGCCGCATGCTGCTGGCCGCCGGCGTCAGCCGCGTCGCGCCGGCCGGCCGCATGCACGACGGCTACCACGGCGAGCCGCACGACGGCGTCTACGCGCTGCAGCGGCTGTCGCGCCGGGTATCGGTGAGCCTGGACGCCGCCGCGCTGCCCGGCCACGCCCACCTGGACGCGCCGCCGGCCGCGCCCGCGGGCCTGGCCGCGCTGCCGGTGATGGACAAGGCCGCCTTCCAGAGCCAGGCCGCCAGCGACAAGGCGCAGCTGTTCTTCCGCAGCGGCGGCAGCAGCGGCGCGCCCAAGCTGGCCGGCTTCAGCTACCGCGACTACCACCGCCAGATGCGCGCCGCCGCCGACGGCCTGCTGGCCGCCGGCCTCAACCCGGCCACCGACCGCGCGATGAACCTGCTCTACGGCGGCAAGCTGTACGGCGGCATGCTCAGCTTCTTCACCATCCTGGACCACATGGGCGTCGCGCAGTACCCGATGGGCGGCCCGTCCGACGACGACTTCGCCGAGATCGCCCACTTCATCGTCGAGCAGCAGATCAACACCCTGATCGGCATGCCGGGCACGCTGCACAGGCTGTTCGAGCGCGAGAACAAGGTGCTGCGCCGCTACGGCGGCGTGCGCAAGGTGTTCTGCGGCGGCGAGCACATCAGCGACGGCCAGCGCGCCTACATCGGCAGCTTCGGCGTGGAGCTGATCCGTTCGGCGATGTACGGCTCGGTGGACGCCGGCCCGCTGGGCCACGCCTGCCCGCACTGCGCCGACGGCGAATTCCACCTGCTGGCCGAAACCCAGTGGCTGGAGGTGCTGGACATGGACAGCGACCTGCCGGCGGCGCGCGGCGCCGTCGGCCGCCTGGTGTTCACCTCGCGCGAGCGCGAGGCGCAGCGGGTAGAGCGCTACGACCTGGGCGACCTGGGCCAGTGGCTGGACGGCGGCTGCGCCTGCGGCCTGGCCGCGCCGCGTTTCCGCCTGACCGGCCGCCACGGCGCGCTGCTGCGGGTGGGCACCATCTTCGTCAATCCGGCCGCGCTGAGCGAGAAGATCGGCCTGCCCATGCAGTGGCTGGTCGACCACGCCGACAGCGGCGGCGACCGCATCCGGCTGCTGGCCGACGGCGACCCGTGGGCGATACGCGGCCGCCTGCTGGAGGAGCCGATGCTGAATGAGGTGGTCGGCGGCGGCCTGCTGCAACTGGAAGTGGCCGCCACCCCGGCCGCCGAATTCCGCCGCCATCCGCACAGCGGCAAGACCCCGCTGGTGCTGGACCTGAGACGATGA
- a CDS encoding phenylacetate--CoA ligase family protein, with the protein MNPKLISLVEHARNHSPHYNALYHGLPAEGWRLSDLPPVDPAAYWRDSQDLSRWPALTAAPEDGHVFKTGGSTGDGKLSVFSRAEWQAFVAAFGAGLARQLRPGDRVANLFFAGDLYTSLLFIHGALSHAPVPVLEFPFTCNVDNDALAGAISRHRINVLAGVPAQLLRFAHYLEARAQALAEVETVLYGGESLFGEQIALLKQVFPLARVGSVGCASVDAGLIGYADPDCAHGEHRVFDEDSVVEIVDEDSGEPIDEPGRRGLLLVTNLQRRLMPVIRYPSGDLACWREPPGPNRKFALQGRAGNGHRVRVGTLSLFPEELGRALGEPHELLGWQLDISREGGRDRLELLLAARAPLDLEKMRQALLAGQPAIAELCETARLSLALTQTTPEAMRTHPRSGKLLRVVDRRDYQPAEATA; encoded by the coding sequence ATGAATCCGAAACTGATATCGCTGGTCGAACACGCCCGCAACCATTCGCCGCACTACAACGCGCTTTACCACGGCTTGCCCGCCGAAGGCTGGCGGCTGTCCGACCTGCCCCCGGTCGATCCCGCCGCCTACTGGCGGGATTCGCAGGACCTGTCGCGCTGGCCGGCGCTGACCGCCGCCCCCGAGGACGGCCACGTGTTCAAAACCGGCGGCTCTACCGGCGACGGCAAGCTGTCGGTGTTCAGCCGCGCGGAATGGCAGGCCTTCGTCGCCGCCTTCGGCGCCGGCCTGGCGCGCCAGCTGCGCCCAGGCGACCGCGTCGCCAACCTGTTCTTCGCCGGCGATCTCTACACCAGCCTGCTGTTCATCCACGGCGCGCTGTCGCATGCGCCGGTGCCGGTGCTGGAATTCCCGTTCACCTGCAATGTCGACAACGACGCGCTCGCCGGGGCGATTAGCCGCCACCGGATCAACGTGCTGGCCGGCGTGCCGGCGCAGCTGCTGCGCTTCGCCCATTACCTGGAGGCGCGCGCGCAGGCGCTGGCCGAGGTGGAAACCGTGCTTTACGGCGGCGAAAGCCTGTTCGGCGAACAGATCGCGCTGCTGAAGCAGGTGTTCCCGCTGGCCCGCGTCGGATCGGTCGGCTGCGCCAGCGTGGACGCCGGCCTGATCGGCTACGCCGACCCGGACTGCGCGCATGGCGAGCACCGGGTGTTCGATGAGGACAGCGTGGTCGAGATCGTCGACGAGGACAGCGGCGAGCCGATAGACGAGCCCGGCCGGCGCGGCCTGCTGCTGGTGACCAACCTGCAGCGCCGGCTGATGCCGGTGATACGCTATCCCAGCGGCGACCTGGCCTGCTGGCGCGAGCCGCCCGGCCCCAACCGCAAGTTCGCGCTGCAGGGCCGGGCCGGCAACGGCCACCGCGTGCGCGTCGGCACGCTGTCGCTGTTTCCGGAGGAGCTGGGCCGCGCGCTGGGCGAGCCGCACGAGCTGCTGGGCTGGCAGCTGGATATTTCGCGCGAGGGCGGCCGGGACCGGCTGGAGCTGCTGCTGGCGGCGCGCGCGCCGCTGGACCTGGAGAAGATGCGGCAAGCCCTGCTGGCCGGCCAGCCGGCGATCGCCGAGCTGTGCGAGACGGCGCGGCTGAGCCTGGCGCTGACGCAAACCACGCCGGAAGCGATGCGCACCCATCCCCGCTCCGGCAAGCTGCTGCGGGTGGTGGACCGGCGCGACTACCAGCCGGCGGAGGCGACGGCATGA
- a CDS encoding GNAT family N-acetyltransferase translates to MSARHPHAAWARDYQPSDAADISALFRAVYGDHYVYADVYLPSQIQQRNASGQWRSAVAVRDGRLLGHATLWLDPARPGQAELALNAVHPDARGQGIASLLGRHLRAAAADLGIPLLTIKQVCSHPQSQYVARALGFHNTALLLDYVDSPFGKPEPESIVFGCLPLKPRPLPKLAWPPEWEAWLAPLRLAFGEKEGSPASLGLPGLALARHGQRLELAAQQPTEARLAEIAALPAGQLIYLKLPAAAETLARRRQLESAGFRFGGLLPAASGGWQLLWLRGLSGQDIRFCDEQAERLYRLGRNPQSA, encoded by the coding sequence ATGAGCGCCCGCCATCCGCACGCGGCCTGGGCGCGCGACTACCAACCGTCCGACGCCGCCGACATCAGCGCGCTGTTCCGCGCCGTCTACGGCGACCACTACGTCTACGCCGACGTCTACCTGCCGAGCCAGATCCAGCAGCGCAACGCCAGCGGACAATGGCGCTCGGCGGTGGCGGTGCGCGACGGCCGGCTGCTGGGCCACGCGACGCTGTGGCTGGACCCGGCGCGTCCGGGCCAAGCCGAGCTGGCGCTGAACGCAGTGCACCCGGACGCCCGCGGCCAGGGCATCGCCAGCCTGCTGGGCCGGCACCTGCGCGCGGCGGCCGCCGACCTCGGCATCCCGCTGTTGACCATCAAGCAGGTGTGCTCGCATCCGCAAAGCCAGTACGTGGCGCGCGCGCTGGGCTTTCACAACACCGCGCTGCTGCTGGACTACGTCGACTCGCCGTTCGGCAAGCCGGAGCCGGAAAGCATCGTGTTCGGCTGCCTGCCGCTGAAGCCCCGGCCGCTGCCGAAACTGGCGTGGCCGCCGGAGTGGGAGGCATGGCTGGCGCCGCTGCGCCTGGCATTCGGAGAAAAAGAAGGCTCGCCGGCCAGCCTCGGCCTGCCCGGCCTGGCGCTGGCGCGCCACGGCCAGCGGCTGGAACTGGCCGCGCAGCAGCCCACCGAGGCGCGTCTGGCCGAGATCGCCGCGCTGCCGGCCGGCCAGCTGATCTATCTGAAACTGCCGGCCGCGGCGGAAACGCTGGCGCGGCGACGCCAGCTGGAAAGCGCCGGCTTCCGTTTCGGCGGCCTGTTGCCGGCGGCAAGCGGCGGCTGGCAGCTGCTATGGCTGCGCGGCCTGTCGGGGCAGGACATCCGCTTCTGCGACGAGCAGGCCGAACGGCTGTACCGATTGGGGCGAAACCCGCAAAGCGCTTGA
- a CDS encoding YbjQ family protein → MLPAKMVTTAFELPGYRVSANLGVVRGITVRSRSLVGNFFGGLQSLFGGNITIYTSLCERARSETYAEMCQHAQALGADAVIGMRYDATEVMTGLTEVLCYGTAVKLEPLAGREPNP, encoded by the coding sequence ATGCTGCCCGCCAAGATGGTCACCACCGCTTTCGAGCTGCCCGGCTACCGGGTGAGCGCCAACCTGGGCGTGGTGCGCGGCATCACCGTGCGCTCGCGCTCCCTGGTCGGCAATTTCTTCGGCGGCCTGCAGTCGCTGTTCGGCGGCAACATCACCATCTATACCAGCCTGTGCGAGCGCGCCCGCTCGGAAACCTATGCCGAGATGTGCCAGCACGCGCAGGCGCTGGGCGCCGACGCGGTGATAGGCATGCGCTACGACGCCACCGAGGTGATGACCGGCCTGACCGAAGTGCTGTGTTACGGCACCGCGGTCAAGCTGGAGCCGCTGGCAGGCCGCGAGCCAAACCCCTGA